The genomic stretch CCGCAGTGGCGTTGTTGTTGGTCAGCTGGGTCAGCACCAGCCAATCCTGAGCGGTGCGCTGCATCCAGGTTCCGACATTGGAGACGATCGCGCCGCCGGCCCAGATCCGATAGTTGTGGCCGCTCAATGAGCGGAAGGAGCCCTTCACCGCGCTCCTCACAAGGCCGAGGGGGTGTTGCCGCCGTTGAAGCGCCCGAACCACCACGCCAGCATCAGGCTGATGGCCAGCGCGCCGGCCGCCGCTGCCATGATCTGATCGCTCGCATGCAGGTCAAAGTCGCCGACCCGGCATAGCAGCACGTAGCTGAGTGCCAGATTCAAAAATCCCCAGACCACATTGACGATCGCAGATGATCGCCCCTGGCCGCGGGGCTTGGCGAACGGGGTTTGAAACGGTTGGCCGAGCAGGCCGCTGACGAGATGCGGGATCGCATTGGCGAGGACGGCCCCGCCGAACAGATAGCTGAGATCGTGTTGGCAGGGCATGATCAGATCGCTCCTTTTTCAAGCAGTGCGATGACCTGCGCGGTCGAGCCGGTTTCGCCGAGTCTCGGAAAGATCCGGGTAACGCTGTTGGTGTGGGCGTCGGCGTTGGTATCGGTCATGGCGTCGGTCGCCAGGGTAACGTTGAAGCCCAGCCCATAGGCCTGGCGGGCGGTGGTTTCGACGCCGATGCTGGTGGAAACGCCGCAGATCACCAGCTGGGTGACGCCGCGCGTCCGCAGATGTTGCTCGAGGTCGGTGGCGGTGAAGGCGCCCCAGCTGCGCTTGGTGACGGTGATGTCCGAGGGCTGGGCGTTCAGCTCGGGTACCAAATCGGCCCATCCGGCCGGCAGATCGCCAAGGCGGCGGCCCTGTTCGGTGCGGCCGGGCGCGGCGCCGGCGACGTTGACCAGCACCACCGGCTGGCCGCTGCGGCGGAACGCATCGGCCAAAGCGGCGGCGCGTTGCACGATTTCGGCCATCGAGTGGACGCCGGGCAAGGCGACGATGCCGTTCTGCAGATCGATAACCACAAGCGCGGTGATCGGATCGAGGGAGGTGAGTGCCATCAGATGGTCCTTTGGGTGACGGGAATTCGACGGGTCAGGGGCCGACCAGGCGCTTGAGCAGGCCGAGGGCGGCGGCGAGCTGGGCCTGTTCGTCGGGCGCCAGATGGGTCTGAATTGCATGCAGCAGCCAATCCTCGCGGGCGGCGCGCCCGGCCTTGATCCGTTCGCGGCAGGCTGCGGTCAGCGACAGAAGGGTCTGCCGGCCATCACCGGGGTCCGGCGCGCCGCTCACCAGCCCGGCGGCCTCCAGCGCCGCGACGGTGGCCCCCATCGATTGCGGACGGACTCCTTCAGCGCGGGCGAGGGTGGTCACCGTCATCGGCCCTTCGCGTTCCAGATGGCCAAGCACCGAGATCTGCGACCAGGTCAGGTCGCCGATATCGGCCTGTTGGCGCAGCCGCCGCTTCAATTTGCCGATGACGACGCGCAATTCGCCAGCCAGCGCCAATGCGCTTGCGGCCTCAACATGGTCTGAGGGCTCGATCATGTCCTTCCCATAGCATATGCGAAGCTAAACTACAAAGGAAACCTTCGGATATCGCCGAGCGCATCCCTATATTGTCTAATGTGGCCCGCATCGCGGCGCTTCGCCGCGCTGTCGCCCGATTCGACGGGTTGTTAAGGTGGATCACGACTCGTAAAAGGCCCGCAACGCGGTCAGCATCGCGTCCGCGCGGCCATGCCCGCCCGATTTATCGGGGGTTCACAATTCTGGGGCTAGATTCTTGATGCGATCGAATTTTGCCGGAGGAACAGCCTTGATCAGCCGACGATGGATTGTGCCGCTGGCGCTGGCCGGTTTCGTCATTCAATCCGGCCTGCTGCCGAGCGGACCTGCTCTGGCGCAAGGCGCCTTTCCGGCGCCATTGCCCAGCCAAATGACCAATGACCCGGCGTTCCCGCCGGTCAACGGCGCGCCCAGCGCATCGTTCGGATCGACCCGCAGCCCATTTCCGGCCACCGGGGCGGCGCCGATTCCCGGCGCGGGATTTGGCGCGCCGCAGGCCGGCCCGCCGCCCGGCGACGACCAATGCATGAAGGGGTTCATGGTTTTGCGGCAAGACGCCGAAAAGCGCGGCGCCGCGATCAAGGCCGCCAGCGAGCGGCATGCGCCTCCCGAGGAGGCCTGCAAGCTGATCGGACGGTTCTCGGCGGCCGAAAGCAAAATGGTCAAATACGTCGAGGCCAACAGCCAGAAATGCGGAATCCCGGCGCAAATCGCCCAGCAACTCCGCACCGGACACAAGAACACCGAGGCGATGCAGCGCAAGGTCTGCAACGTCGCGCAGCAACAGCAGCAGCGCGGCCCGGCTGGACCGAGCCTGAGCGAATTGCTGGGATCGTCGGCGGCGGTGCCGGAAGCCAATGTGTCGACCAAACGCGGCGCAGGTACCACCTTCGACACCCTCAACGGCAATGTACTGACGCGATGAGCCCCCGCGCCGCGTGCCATGAGACGTTTGCCATGAGACGATTCTCATGAGCCGCTTGCCATGACCGACGCGGCCACACGCGTCGCGGACGCGCCAACCGGCAATTGGGTCGACACCCACGCGCCGCTATGGGCGCGGCCCTATTTGCGGCTCGGGCGGTTCGATCGCCCGATCGGCTCCTGGCTGCTGTTGCTGCCGTGCTGGTGGTCGACCGCGCTGGCCGCCGGCGTTGCCGGCGATATCGGCCAGCTGCCGGGTTTCGCCGCGCTGTTCTTCATCGGCGCCTTCGCGATGCGCGGTGCCGGCTGCACCTGGAACGACATCACCGACCGCGATCTCGACGCCATGGTCGAGCGCACCCGGTCGCGGCCGATTCCGGCAGGGCAGGTCAGCGTCAGACAGGCCGCGGCGTTCCTGGTGCTGCAATCGTTGGTGGGCCTGGTGGTGCTGCTGCAGTTCAACCGCTTTGCGATCGCCACCGGGATCGCGTCGCTGATCATCGTCGCCGCCTATCCGTTCATGAAACGGATCACTTATTGGCCGCAGATCGTGCTCGGCCTGGCGTTCTCCTGGGGCGCCTTGATGGGATTCGCGGTGACGTTCGGGCGGATCGACCCTGCGGCGCTATTGCTCTATGCCGGCTCGATCGCCTGGGTGATCGGCTACGACACCATCTACGCGCATCAGGACAGCGAGGATGATCTGCTGATCGGCATCAAGTCGACGGCGCTGTTGTTCGGCGCCCGCACCAGGCCGGCGCTGATCGTGCTGTATGGCCTGGCCGTCGCGCTGATCGGCATGGCGTTGATGCTGGCGCAGGCGCATTGGCCGGCATGGCTCGGACTAACGGCCTTCGCTACTCATCTGGCTTGGCAGATTTCACGGCTCGATATCCGCGACACCACGCTGTGCCTGAGGCTGTTCAAGTCGAACCGCGACGCCGGGCTGATGCTGTCGGCGGGGCTGTTGGTCGACGCGGTACTGAGAGCCGCCTGAGCCAAGCTGCGAGCCGCCGCCCGCCCGCTCCGCAGCTGTCGGGCAGTCGAATCCGCAGGCACATGCGCTGCAGCCCATCACTATGCGGCCATCAAAGGTCTTTGGTCGTTAGCCATGTACGGACGGCCTGACTGAGATCCACCTTGCGTTCCAGTGGCAGCCAATGGCCGGCGGGCATGCTCGTAATGGTGAGGTCGGCACAGGCCGCGCGCATCGGGTCGCCCTGATGATTTCCGGTGATGGTGCAGATTTGATCATAGTCACCGTTGACGAACAGCACGGGTTGCGACAAGCGGCCGCCATCGGGTGCCTCGCGGGCATAGGCGATATCGGCGCCGTCATTCATGTACCACGCACACGAGGGACGAAAGCCGTGCGCGTTGAATGTCTGCACCAGCACCGCAAAATCCGCCGGTGGCCAGAGATCCGGGTTGGGGTGGATCGGCGGTGCCCGGTGCGCGGCGCCGAAACGGCCTCCCTTGCGCGTGACCAAAGCATTCGGCGAAACCTTGCCGATCCCGGCAGGGTCGCCGGGTTGAAAGATTGACGCCAGCGATGCGGCGATGTCTGCGTCGAGGTCGGCGACGGCCGCCTCAAACTGCGTGGTGTAGTAGCGGTAATAGTCCCACTGCCCGTCCGGATAGCGATCGGCCGGATAAATCCCGCGGTCTACCAGTGGGACGATCGTGCGCAGCGCATGCCCGCCGGGTTGATACGCCAGCGAGGTCAGCACGACGCCGCGGCTGCGCTCCGGCGCATGCGCGGCCAGCTGACCGACCACCACCACGCCCCAATCGTGGCCGACCCAGATGGCTGGGTTGCCGCCGAGATGGTCATGGAGCTCCGTCATGTCGGCGACGATTTCCCTGATCGTGTAGGCCTCGGTGGCGGCAGGCGCGGAAGATCCGCCGAAGCCCCGCAGATCGGGCGCGACGCAATGCCAGCCCTCGGCGGCGAACGCGTCCATCTGGGCGCGCCACATCAAACCGATGGTCGGCCAGCCGTGGAGGAAGATCATCAACGGTCCGTCGGCAGGCCCGCTCTCGAGGTAATGCGTTGTGTGTCGAGCCGAGGTGAAAGCGCGCGAGATCAGCGTGGAGGACGACGGCGTCGCCCGCGCTGCGCTCGAACCGGGCGGTTGAAGTGAGGCTGTCATGATCAGAAACTCCGTTATCCTCGGATCTTACTCGGAGGTGAAAGCGATCCCTGAGGAGGCTGCGGCTCACCGCGATCGCGAAGCCGGCTGCCCTTGCTCTGTGCCGCGGTCGGCAGTGTGTCGAGGGTTTTGCGATCAATCATCAGCGCAACGCCCATCAGGGCGACGCCGCCCGAAACCAGTTTCACGAGGGTCAAAGCTTCGCCAAGCAGCAGCGCGGACAGGCACAGCGCGACCACAGGCGCGGCATAGTTGAAGGTGTTGGCGAGCGTCGGTGAAACCTGGTTGAGCGCCAGGAACACGGCGTAACCGATCAACGTGCTCGCCACGACAAGAAAGCTCAGCGCGCCCCACGCGACCAGCGGCACGCCCGCGAGGTGCGTCGCCGTGGCGATACCCGACGCGGTCGTGATCGCACCCAGCACGATGCTTGCCGCGGCCAGTTGCACGGTCAGCCCAATGAAGGGGTCGCGCGGCAGCGCCAGTCGCGGCGCAAGCAACGACCCGGCCGCCCAAGCCGCCGCCGCGGCGAGCGTGAGCATCGCGCCGATCAGCTGGAAGTCGCGGCCAGTGGCGGATGTCGAGCCCATCAACACGAGTCCGACGAGGCCGATGGTGACACCAGCCACCTGGCGGCGCGTCAATGGCCGATGAAATAAGCCCCATGCAAAAAGGGCCAGGAAGAGCGGGGCGGACGAGCCGAACACTGCGGCCACCCCGGCCGGCAGAAAATGCGTGCCCCAGATTGCCAGCGCCTGGCCGGCCACCAGCATCGTGACGCCGAGCACCGCTGCGCCACCCAGTTCTTGCAACGACACCGGCGACCGCCGCCAGCGTCTGAGCGCGAAGGGAAGCAGGATCAGCGTCGCAATCGAGAAGCGAAGCGTCGCGACCATCAGTGGATGCAGGGTGTCTCCGGCGACCTTGAAGGCCAGGAAATTGGCGCCGTTGTAGAACCATTGATAGCCGACCGCGGCGGCGACCAGCCCAGGATGCTTACTCCAGTCGGTCTCTGTTGTGGCCGCCACGTCATGCTCCCGTCAGCTGAGCTGGAAACGCGGCTCGGACCAAATCGGTCGCCTTTTTTATGATGACGATGTAGCATCACCTGTGGCAGAAATTGCATCAAGCGACCTCAACCCGAGGCGGCACGTGGAACTCAAGGATCTCCGTTGTTTCATCGCGGTAGCGGAGTCAGGCGGATTCCGCAGTGCTTCTCGGCGGCTCGGGGTTGAACAGTCGATCGTCAGTCGGCGGGTCGCGTCCCTGAAGGATGAAATCGGTGTTTCGCTGGTCGAACGCGGCCGCAGCGGGATCCGGCTGACCGCGGCCGGCGGACGTTTTCTCGACCAGGTGCGGATCTCGCTGTCCCAGCTGGACGTGGCGGTCTCGGGCGCACAAGCGGCGGGCGAGGCGGCTGCCGGCCGCGTCAGGATCGGGATCACCGGGTCTATCGCTTCAGGGTTCGTTCGTGAACTGATTGCCGCGTGGCGCAACGAGCATCCCGACGTCGCCATCGACCTGGTCGAAGGGGCCCCCAATGAGCACGTCGCAGCGCTGCTCGCTCATGAGCTCGATCTCACCTTCCAGTTGAGTTCGGTCGGCCATGAGGGTCTCGATGCCGAGCAACTATGGGTCGACCGCGTCTTCGCCGCCGTCCCGGCCGATAGTTCGTATGCGGGTCACACTCACTTCAGGATCGCCCAGCTCTCCGATGCTAATTTCATTGTGAGCACGCGCAATTCAGGGCCTGACATTCGCGACTTTCTGACGACCCGGCTTTACCAGCTCGGCAACAGTCCGACGATCCGGATGATCGATGTCGGTCGCGAAGCGCTGATGCATTGCGTCGGCCTGGGTATCGGTGTGACGATCACCACGAGCGCCGACGCGGCGATCGGTTATCCGGGCGTCAACTTCGCAGAAATTCTCGACGAGCGCCTGCCGTTCAGCGCGATCTGGTCGCCCCGCAACGACAATCCGGCGTTGCGACGGTTCCTGAGCGCCGCTCGGATACGCTCCCGCAGTTAAGCGCCAGCATCCCTGAGAAGGAACTTCTGTCGACCCTATGAGGGCGCCTCATCCGGCTGTGACTGGGCAGCCGTGGCGCTTGCCTAATCCCGCGCGATGATCTCGCGCTCGCCCTGATAGTTGCCGGGCGCATTGAGCAAGGCCCCGGGGCGGCGTCGCACCAGGAATTTCGGCCGTCGCGTCTTGATGACGTTGTGGCGGCGGCGGCGTTGCGCCGGCTCGCGGGATTTGTCTTCCGGCAGTTGCGGCAGCGCGAAGATCTCGCACCATGATTGCCACGCGGTGTCGATCTCGTCGGCATCGGCGCTGACGCACAGCGGGATCGACAGCGCCGGATCGCGATGCACCAGCACCAGCATCCGGGCGTCGTCGAGCCCGCGCGACGCGACGCCGAGGAAGTCGCTGACGCGGACGTTGACCGCCATCCGCATGCCGGCAACCTGGCGGCGTAGCACCACCCGTTCACGATGCAATTCGACTTGCCGGATGCCGCCGTCGGCGCGCGCGTCCTGCGCGTCGAAACGGACCGGGAGTGAGAGGGGGTCGAGTCGCAATGCGCGACTCGACCCCGCGGGATAGGCCCCGCTTGTTGCTGCTGTTTGACGCCTCACGGCTTTGTTCTCCCCGCCGGGTTTATGGCCCCGGTCGTTGCCTGAGAACTTGCCAGAGCGGCGTCCGAAATCGCTTAAAAAGCCTGGTTAATCGACTCTCACCGGCGCTGCTTCGCTGCGCATGATTGACAGATCCTTGGCCGACATGATTGACGAGGTGTTGCGCGATTGCGGATAATCTTTCGCGGCAATGCCGCTTCCACGGTTGAAGTCCGCGCCCAATAGGCACATCTGATAGGGCACAACTCTCATTGCGGCCGCCTCGGCGCTGCCTTCAATTTTCGGGATTTCATTTGTGATCTCTTCATCGGACGCGACCTCATCCGGCACCACGGCCTCGCGGACCTCCGCCAATGCGGAGCTGTTCGATCAGTCCGCGCTCAGCACGCTGGCGCAGCGCCTGGTGGAGGCGGCCAAGCGCGCCGGCGCCGACGCCGCCGACGCGGTGGCGGTGCGCGGGGTCTCGCATGGCGTCGAAGTGCGCGATGGCAAGGTCGAGGAATCCGAGCGCTCGGAAGGCGACGACGTCGGCCTGCGGGTGCTGGTGGGCCGGCGCCAGGCCGTTGTGTCGACCAATGATATCAGCGGCGACGGCGTCGCCCGGCTCGCCGAACGCGCGGTGGCGATGGCGCGCGTCGCGCCCGACGATCCCTATGTCGGGCTCGCCGATCCTGCGCTGCTGGCGCGGGATTTTCCCGATCTCGATTTGCTCGATCCGCAGACGCCGTCGACCGCCGAACTGGAGCGCCGCGCCTGCGTCGCCGAGGCGGCGGCGCTGGCCGTCAAGGGCGTCAGCAAATCGGGTGGCGCCTCGGCCTCGTCGAGCATCGGCGGCATGGTGCTGGTGACCTCGACCGGCTTCCACGGCGCCTATCTGCGCTCGAGCCAGGGCATCTCGATGACCGCGATCGTCGGCGACGGCACCGCGATGGAGCGCGACTACGATTATAGCTCGGCGCTGCATGCGGCCGATCTGGCGTCCCCCGAAAGCGTCGGACGGACGGCGGGCGAGCGCACCGTGGCGCGGGCCAATCCGCGCAAGGCCGCGACCTGCAAGGTGCCGGTGGTGTTCGATCCGAGGGTGGCCGGCTCGCTGGTCAGCCATCTGGTCAACGCCGCCAACGGCGCCTCGATCGCGCGCAAGACCAGCTTTCTCAAGGACCGTCTCGGCCAGCGGCTGTTCGACAACGATATCCGGATTATCGACGACCCGCTGAGGGTCCGCGGGCTACGCTCGCAAAGCTTCGACGCCGAAGGCGTCGCGGTGAAGCCGTTGGCGATCATCGATGACGGCGTGCTGACCTCGTGGCTGCTGGATTGCGCCACCGCGCGCGAACTCGGGCTCACCACCACCGGCCACGCCCATCGCGGCGTGTCGTCGTCGCCGTCGCCCGGCGCCTATAATCTGCATCTTGCGCCCGGCGAACAGACCCCAGCGGAATTGATGTCGGACATCAAGGAGGGGTTTTACGTCACCGACCTGATCGGCTCCGGCGTCAACGGCGTCACCGGCGATTATAGCCGGGGCGCCGCCGGGTTCTGGATCGAGAACGGCGAATGCACCTATGCGGTGAGCGAGGTGACGATTGCCGGGCATCTGCTCGAGATGTACAAATCGCTTCGCGCAGCGA from Rhodopseudomonas sp. BAL398 encodes the following:
- a CDS encoding DUF6101 family protein — encoded protein: MRRQTAATSGAYPAGSSRALRLDPLSLPVRFDAQDARADGGIRQVELHRERVVLRRQVAGMRMAVNVRVSDFLGVASRGLDDARMLVLVHRDPALSIPLCVSADADEIDTAWQSWCEIFALPQLPEDKSREPAQRRRRHNVIKTRRPKFLVRRRPGALLNAPGNYQGEREIIARD
- a CDS encoding MarR family winged helix-turn-helix transcriptional regulator; the protein is MIEPSDHVEAASALALAGELRVVIGKLKRRLRQQADIGDLTWSQISVLGHLEREGPMTVTTLARAEGVRPQSMGATVAALEAAGLVSGAPDPGDGRQTLLSLTAACRERIKAGRAAREDWLLHAIQTHLAPDEQAQLAAALGLLKRLVGP
- a CDS encoding TldD/PmbA family protein yields the protein MSSSDATSSGTTASRTSANAELFDQSALSTLAQRLVEAAKRAGADAADAVAVRGVSHGVEVRDGKVEESERSEGDDVGLRVLVGRRQAVVSTNDISGDGVARLAERAVAMARVAPDDPYVGLADPALLARDFPDLDLLDPQTPSTAELERRACVAEAAALAVKGVSKSGGASASSSIGGMVLVTSTGFHGAYLRSSQGISMTAIVGDGTAMERDYDYSSALHAADLASPESVGRTAGERTVARANPRKAATCKVPVVFDPRVAGSLVSHLVNAANGASIARKTSFLKDRLGQRLFDNDIRIIDDPLRVRGLRSQSFDAEGVAVKPLAIIDDGVLTSWLLDCATARELGLTTTGHAHRGVSSSPSPGAYNLHLAPGEQTPAELMSDIKEGFYVTDLIGSGVNGVTGDYSRGAAGFWIENGECTYAVSEVTIAGHLLEMYKSLRAANDLVFRYGINAPTLRIEGLTIAGR
- a CDS encoding LysR family transcriptional regulator codes for the protein MELKDLRCFIAVAESGGFRSASRRLGVEQSIVSRRVASLKDEIGVSLVERGRSGIRLTAAGGRFLDQVRISLSQLDVAVSGAQAAGEAAAGRVRIGITGSIASGFVRELIAAWRNEHPDVAIDLVEGAPNEHVAALLAHELDLTFQLSSVGHEGLDAEQLWVDRVFAAVPADSSYAGHTHFRIAQLSDANFIVSTRNSGPDIRDFLTTRLYQLGNSPTIRMIDVGREALMHCVGLGIGVTITTSADAAIGYPGVNFAEILDERLPFSAIWSPRNDNPALRRFLSAARIRSRS
- a CDS encoding isochorismatase family protein; this translates as MALTSLDPITALVVIDLQNGIVALPGVHSMAEIVQRAAALADAFRRSGQPVVLVNVAGAAPGRTEQGRRLGDLPAGWADLVPELNAQPSDITVTKRSWGAFTATDLEQHLRTRGVTQLVICGVSTSIGVETTARQAYGLGFNVTLATDAMTDTNADAHTNSVTRIFPRLGETGSTAQVIALLEKGAI
- a CDS encoding DMT family transporter; translation: MAATTETDWSKHPGLVAAAVGYQWFYNGANFLAFKVAGDTLHPLMVATLRFSIATLILLPFALRRWRRSPVSLQELGGAAVLGVTMLVAGQALAIWGTHFLPAGVAAVFGSSAPLFLALFAWGLFHRPLTRRQVAGVTIGLVGLVLMGSTSATGRDFQLIGAMLTLAAAAAWAAGSLLAPRLALPRDPFIGLTVQLAAASIVLGAITTASGIATATHLAGVPLVAWGALSFLVVASTLIGYAVFLALNQVSPTLANTFNYAAPVVALCLSALLLGEALTLVKLVSGGVALMGVALMIDRKTLDTLPTAAQSKGSRLRDRGEPQPPQGSLSPPSKIRG
- the ubiA gene encoding 4-hydroxybenzoate octaprenyltransferase — translated: MTDAATRVADAPTGNWVDTHAPLWARPYLRLGRFDRPIGSWLLLLPCWWSTALAAGVAGDIGQLPGFAALFFIGAFAMRGAGCTWNDITDRDLDAMVERTRSRPIPAGQVSVRQAAAFLVLQSLVGLVVLLQFNRFAIATGIASLIIVAAYPFMKRITYWPQIVLGLAFSWGALMGFAVTFGRIDPAALLLYAGSIAWVIGYDTIYAHQDSEDDLLIGIKSTALLFGARTRPALIVLYGLAVALIGMALMLAQAHWPAWLGLTAFATHLAWQISRLDIRDTTLCLRLFKSNRDAGLMLSAGLLVDAVLRAA
- a CDS encoding alpha/beta fold hydrolase, translated to MTASLQPPGSSAARATPSSSTLISRAFTSARHTTHYLESGPADGPLMIFLHGWPTIGLMWRAQMDAFAAEGWHCVAPDLRGFGGSSAPAATEAYTIREIVADMTELHDHLGGNPAIWVGHDWGVVVVGQLAAHAPERSRGVVLTSLAYQPGGHALRTIVPLVDRGIYPADRYPDGQWDYYRYYTTQFEAAVADLDADIAASLASIFQPGDPAGIGKVSPNALVTRKGGRFGAAHRAPPIHPNPDLWPPADFAVLVQTFNAHGFRPSCAWYMNDGADIAYAREAPDGGRLSQPVLFVNGDYDQICTITGNHQGDPMRAACADLTITSMPAGHWLPLERKVDLSQAVRTWLTTKDL